One window of the Thermodesulfomicrobium sp. WS genome contains the following:
- a CDS encoding NAD(P)H-hydrate dehydratase produces the protein MPHPLPTPEEMRRWDQLTIEEFGLSGAVLMENASRAALAALEAHAGPVRGKRVVVFAGAGNNAGDGFALARHLINLGAQVLVLHAKPLESYTADAGYHLQLLRRMDAALEYLPEYEADFLHGAHIVVDALLGTGFQGPLRPEYSRWIATINRLGQRALVLALDIPSGLCGHTGEPQPVAVQATVTITFEEPKLGLVLPPAQPFVGTLEVGKIGIPRHIKEAHPTTHIALGPEVWEHVPTPTAAMHKGIAGHVLVVGGSPGLTGAPLLAARAAYRAGAGLVTWAAPEGLLSQGAPFPETMTMSLGPAWGREAATRLHDNAHRFDSVILGPGLGRSAEAAALVAAYLKAPHPRLVLDADALFHLAQDRSLLECIPQDAVLTPHPGEMARLLATSAEAINAKRLEHARAWVTAHPSHLVLKGAGTIVASPNAPMAVSPWCAPNLAVAGSGDVLAGVLGALLAWGVPPHQAACAAVYWHGKAGDALRHHFPFRGNTPLDIAETLPHVRKE, from the coding sequence ATGCCCCATCCCCTGCCCACGCCCGAGGAAATGCGCCGCTGGGATCAGCTCACCATAGAGGAATTCGGACTCTCCGGGGCCGTCCTCATGGAGAACGCCAGCCGTGCGGCCTTAGCTGCTCTGGAGGCCCACGCCGGTCCCGTGCGGGGAAAAAGGGTGGTGGTCTTTGCCGGGGCCGGCAACAACGCGGGCGACGGCTTTGCCTTGGCACGGCATCTCATCAATCTCGGGGCGCAAGTGCTCGTGCTCCATGCCAAGCCCCTGGAAAGCTATACCGCAGACGCGGGCTACCATCTCCAACTGCTGCGGCGCATGGACGCCGCCCTGGAATATCTCCCGGAATACGAAGCCGATTTTCTCCACGGTGCCCACATCGTGGTGGACGCCCTGCTTGGCACCGGATTTCAAGGCCCACTGCGCCCTGAGTACAGCCGCTGGATCGCGACCATCAACCGCTTGGGGCAGCGGGCCCTGGTCCTGGCCTTGGACATCCCCTCGGGCCTGTGCGGCCATACCGGCGAGCCCCAGCCTGTGGCGGTCCAGGCAACCGTCACCATAACCTTCGAAGAACCCAAGCTGGGACTCGTACTGCCGCCAGCCCAGCCCTTTGTCGGCACCTTGGAGGTGGGCAAGATCGGTATCCCCCGGCACATCAAGGAAGCGCACCCCACGACGCACATCGCCCTCGGACCCGAGGTATGGGAGCACGTCCCAACCCCCACCGCCGCCATGCACAAAGGCATCGCCGGGCACGTGCTCGTGGTGGGAGGAAGCCCCGGCCTTACCGGCGCCCCGCTGCTGGCCGCCCGTGCCGCCTACCGCGCCGGCGCAGGGCTGGTCACCTGGGCGGCGCCGGAAGGGCTCCTTTCCCAAGGCGCTCCGTTTCCCGAGACCATGACCATGAGCCTCGGGCCCGCGTGGGGACGCGAGGCGGCCACGCGGCTCCACGACAACGCCCACCGCTTTGACAGCGTCATTCTGGGACCGGGGCTTGGCCGCAGTGCCGAGGCTGCGGCCCTGGTGGCCGCGTACCTCAAGGCACCGCATCCGCGTCTGGTGCTCGATGCCGACGCCCTCTTCCACCTGGCGCAAGACCGAAGCCTCCTGGAGTGCATCCCCCAAGACGCCGTCCTGACCCCGCACCCCGGCGAAATGGCACGCCTTCTCGCCACCAGCGCCGAGGCCATCAATGCCAAGCGCCTGGAACATGCCCGCGCCTGGGTGACCGCACATCCGAGCCACCTGGTGCTCAAGGGCGCAGGCACCATCGTGGCAAGCCCCAACGCCCCCATGGCCGTCTCCCCCTGGTGCGCGCCCAACCTCGCCGTTGCCGGATCCGGCGACGTGCTGGCCGGAGTGCTCGGTGCCCTGCTCGCCTGGGGTGTTCCTCCGCATCAGGCCGCCTGCGCTGCAGTCTATTGGCACGGGAAAGCCGGCGATGCCCTGCGTCACCATTTTCCCTTCCGGGGCAATACCCCGCTGGATATTGCCGAAACCCTTCCCCATGTGCGCAAGGAGTAA
- a CDS encoding periplasmic heavy metal sensor, producing MKRTTKTLATIALCALFAAPVLAANTTAPGQGSGYGMGPGMGHGMGHGMGHGGGMMGMMPQATPIPPEKQTALNALWEAHHAEMAPLQDALWAKHEELRALAANPNTKPETIQSLIKELTDLRAQVRTKQDAFRAKVKSDLGITLPYGMGGCGMGRKMGHGCGMMGNCGMMGDGPAN from the coding sequence ATGAAACGGACGACCAAGACCCTCGCCACCATCGCTCTGTGTGCCCTCTTCGCTGCCCCGGTGCTTGCCGCCAATACCACGGCCCCGGGACAAGGCTCGGGCTACGGCATGGGACCCGGCATGGGCCATGGCATGGGCCATGGCATGGGGCATGGGGGTGGCATGATGGGCATGATGCCGCAAGCCACCCCGATCCCGCCGGAAAAGCAGACTGCCTTGAACGCATTGTGGGAGGCCCACCATGCGGAAATGGCCCCCTTGCAGGATGCCCTGTGGGCCAAGCACGAAGAGCTGCGCGCCCTGGCCGCCAACCCCAACACCAAGCCCGAAACCATCCAGTCCCTCATCAAGGAGCTCACGGATCTGCGCGCCCAGGTGCGCACCAAGCAGGACGCCTTCCGCGCCAAGGTCAAGAGCGATCTCGGCATCACCCTGCCCTATGGCATGGGTGGTTGCGGCATGGGACGAAAGATGGGGCACGGCTGCGGCATGATGGGCAATTGCGGCATGATGGGTGACGGCCCCGCCAACTAA
- a CDS encoding precorrin-8X methylmutase yields the protein MLQDCRTLRELLTAVTPEDIEPLSMARIDAEVGDPKPFAGPEWVVARRVVHACADLDIVNALAFHPRAVAEGVAALRAGARIVTDTHMARMGIPMRRLQPLGATVECLLGDARVAQRARREGLTQTAAAMDLLMEDGGADIIVIGNAPTALVRLTEHLLAGARPPRLVVAMPVGFVNASESKEFFLACCPTVPSIVLRGRKGGSPLAASAVNALATLALA from the coding sequence ATGTTACAAGACTGCAGAACCCTCCGGGAGCTCCTGACCGCCGTGACCCCGGAAGACATCGAACCCCTTTCCATGGCGCGCATCGACGCCGAAGTGGGGGATCCCAAGCCTTTTGCGGGCCCGGAGTGGGTGGTGGCCCGACGGGTGGTGCATGCCTGTGCGGACCTGGATATCGTGAACGCGTTGGCGTTTCATCCCCGCGCCGTGGCCGAGGGGGTGGCGGCCCTGCGTGCTGGAGCGCGTATTGTCACGGACACCCATATGGCCCGCATGGGCATTCCCATGCGTCGTTTGCAGCCCCTGGGGGCCACGGTGGAGTGCCTCTTGGGGGACGCACGTGTCGCTCAACGGGCGCGGCGCGAGGGTCTGACGCAGACCGCCGCAGCCATGGACCTCCTGATGGAAGACGGGGGCGCGGACATCATCGTCATCGGCAACGCCCCTACGGCCTTGGTGCGCCTTACCGAGCACCTGCTGGCCGGGGCGCGGCCGCCCAGGCTGGTGGTGGCCATGCCGGTGGGCTTTGTCAACGCCTCGGAGTCCAAAGAGTTTTTCTTGGCGTGCTGCCCCACGGTGCCGAGCATCGTGCTGCGGGGGCGCAAAGGCGGCTCCCCCTTGGCGGCCAGCGCCGTCAATGCCCTTGCGACATTGGCGCTGGCCTGA
- a CDS encoding 4Fe-4S dicluster domain-containing protein, whose translation MSSGRKVLYVDYSKCIGCETCEYVCKFVHDVPRIQMTRTVDGVMVPLYCHHCEEPKCMRACKRGAIVQDHDGAVIHQYLLCRGCESRSCILACPYGAMLETDKGVMIAKCDLCASRRQLGMNPACAEMCPCGAIQYVDEADLAALKTEEAELAEARVLRHIRKPHKD comes from the coding sequence ATGAGCTCTGGACGCAAAGTCCTCTACGTGGACTACAGTAAATGCATCGGCTGCGAAACGTGTGAATATGTATGCAAATTCGTGCATGACGTGCCGCGCATCCAGATGACCCGCACCGTCGACGGGGTGATGGTCCCCCTGTATTGCCACCACTGCGAAGAACCCAAATGCATGCGGGCATGCAAACGAGGGGCCATTGTCCAGGATCACGATGGGGCCGTCATCCACCAATACCTACTGTGCCGCGGGTGTGAAAGCCGCAGTTGCATCCTCGCGTGCCCGTATGGCGCCATGCTGGAGACGGACAAAGGGGTGATGATCGCCAAGTGCGACCTGTGCGCCAGCCGGCGACAGCTGGGCATGAATCCGGCCTGCGCCGAGATGTGCCCCTGCGGCGCCATCCAATACGTGGATGAGGCAGATCTCGCCGCCCTCAAGACCGAAGAGGCGGAGCTGGCCGAGGCCCGGGTGCTCCGCCACATCCGCAAACCCCACAAAGACTGA
- a CDS encoding CBS domain-containing protein: MSTARDIMTTRVVTLSPDTDITAAARLLLDHDINGAPVVDQDGAIVGILTQSDLVRLQKKLPVPSLFTVLDGFLPLGSLAQYEQEVRRIAAATVADAMTTHVTTITPDTPLEKVASLMVDKKFHTLPVVENGRLVGIVGKKDIIQTLLRP, from the coding sequence ATGTCCACTGCCCGCGACATCATGACCACCCGCGTGGTCACCCTCTCCCCAGACACCGACATCACCGCCGCCGCCCGGCTGCTCCTCGATCACGACATCAACGGCGCGCCCGTAGTGGACCAAGACGGCGCCATCGTCGGCATCCTCACCCAAAGCGACCTCGTGCGCCTCCAAAAGAAACTGCCGGTGCCATCGCTCTTCACGGTCCTCGACGGTTTCCTCCCCCTGGGCTCCCTTGCCCAGTACGAGCAGGAAGTGCGGCGCATCGCCGCGGCCACGGTGGCAGACGCCATGACCACGCACGTGACCACCATCACCCCGGACACCCCACTGGAAAAGGTGGCCAGTCTCATGGTGGACAAGAAGTTCCATACCTTGCCGGTAGTGGAAAACGGCCGCCTCGTGGGCATTGTAGGGAAAAAGGACATCATCCAAACCCTGCTTCGGCCATGA
- a CDS encoding nucleotide pyrophosphohydrolase — MESTHDRSLHAWQEAVDTWVRTIGVRYFSELTNLGILMEEVGELARIMVRRFGDQSFKPHEKDDLADELADVLFVLLCLANQTGVDLDAALAQNLEKKTRRDRDRHRSNPKLTTPS; from the coding sequence ATGGAAAGCACACATGACCGCAGCCTGCACGCATGGCAAGAGGCCGTTGACACCTGGGTGCGCACCATCGGCGTACGCTACTTCTCCGAACTCACCAACCTCGGCATCCTCATGGAAGAAGTAGGTGAGCTGGCGCGCATCATGGTGCGCCGCTTCGGCGACCAAAGCTTCAAGCCCCACGAAAAGGACGACCTGGCCGACGAGCTGGCGGACGTGCTCTTCGTGCTCCTGTGCCTGGCCAACCAAACCGGCGTGGACCTGGACGCCGCCCTTGCCCAGAACCTCGAAAAAAAGACCCGCCGTGACCGGGACCGCCACCGCTCCAATCCCAAACTCACCACGCCATCCTAA
- the tsaE gene encoding tRNA (adenosine(37)-N6)-threonylcarbamoyltransferase complex ATPase subunit type 1 TsaE, producing MTFHLPDLQATCRLGHALAQAICTHGPVALLLDGPLGAGKTTLTRALVEALPGGHEAEVASPSFNLMNRYPTRPETVHIDLYRESGGMLGEELEDILDDPTILAVVEWAKRLPHPVEPAVHVTWQESSPKGRVVTLDGQGERGRRIVEAVHTFLAEAPA from the coding sequence ATGACCTTCCACCTTCCGGATCTTCAGGCCACCTGCCGCCTGGGGCACGCCCTGGCCCAAGCCATCTGTACCCACGGCCCGGTGGCGCTGCTTCTCGACGGGCCGCTGGGCGCCGGCAAGACCACCCTCACCCGGGCCTTGGTGGAAGCGCTCCCCGGCGGCCACGAAGCCGAGGTGGCAAGCCCCAGCTTCAACCTCATGAACCGCTACCCCACCCGGCCCGAGACCGTGCACATCGATCTCTACCGGGAGTCGGGCGGCATGCTGGGTGAAGAGTTGGAAGACATCCTGGACGATCCCACGATCCTCGCGGTGGTGGAATGGGCAAAACGCCTGCCGCACCCCGTGGAACCCGCGGTGCACGTAACCTGGCAGGAATCCTCCCCCAAGGGGCGTGTGGTCACCCTTGACGGCCAAGGCGAACGCGGCCGTCGCATTGTGGAGGCCGTGCACACCTTTCTTGCGGAGGCCCCCGCATGA
- a CDS encoding sigma-54 dependent transcriptional regulator: MDKARILIVEDDHAHGVMLEVMLSGWGYDVVRVEDGEAAVEQVRAQPFDAVLTDIRMARMDGITALHHIRAINPALPVLIMTAYSSVESAIQAVREGAYDYLQKPLDFEHLRLALARAVDHGRLKLENVRLREVVERASGEPELVGSSPAMRELFRTIDAVAPTEATVLITGESGTGKELVARAIHRASLRASGPLVTVNCAALPEQLLESELFGHEKGAFTGADRPRDGRFLKAHGGTLFLDEMGELPLAVQAKLLRAVQEGEVQRLGSDRITRVDVRILAATNRDLAAEVAAGRFREDLYYRLSVITVAVPPLRARREDIVLLAHHFLQRYAERNHRAVRAFSPRAMDALLRHDWPGNVRELQNAVERAVILCPAETIDLEDLPASVRSAVERAPQEGAGSPGSLEDAERERILEVLRETGGNKSQAARILGITRVTLRAKMRRYGIEDEDRQAKSLAGLSQ; the protein is encoded by the coding sequence ATGGATAAGGCACGCATACTCATCGTCGAAGACGACCACGCCCATGGGGTGATGCTGGAGGTGATGCTCTCGGGATGGGGGTATGACGTGGTGCGCGTGGAAGACGGCGAAGCCGCGGTGGAGCAAGTGCGCGCGCAGCCTTTCGATGCGGTGCTCACCGACATCCGCATGGCCCGGATGGATGGGATCACTGCCCTGCACCACATCCGTGCCATCAATCCCGCCCTGCCGGTACTCATCATGACTGCCTACTCCTCGGTGGAGAGCGCCATTCAGGCGGTGCGCGAGGGGGCGTATGATTATCTGCAAAAGCCGTTGGATTTTGAACATCTGCGCCTTGCTCTCGCCCGTGCTGTGGATCATGGCCGCTTGAAGTTGGAAAACGTGCGCCTGCGCGAGGTGGTGGAACGCGCCTCGGGCGAGCCGGAGCTGGTGGGCTCGTCGCCGGCCATGCGCGAGCTTTTCCGCACCATCGATGCCGTTGCCCCCACCGAGGCCACGGTGCTCATCACCGGGGAGTCGGGCACGGGGAAGGAATTGGTGGCCCGGGCCATCCACCGGGCGAGCCTGCGGGCTTCAGGGCCGCTGGTGACGGTCAATTGCGCGGCCCTTCCGGAGCAGCTTTTGGAATCCGAGCTCTTTGGCCACGAAAAAGGGGCCTTTACCGGCGCAGATCGCCCCCGGGACGGCCGCTTTCTCAAGGCCCACGGCGGGACACTCTTTCTCGATGAAATGGGCGAGCTCCCTTTGGCCGTGCAGGCCAAACTCTTGCGTGCGGTGCAGGAAGGCGAAGTGCAGCGTTTGGGCTCCGACCGGATAACACGGGTGGACGTGCGCATCCTCGCGGCCACCAACCGGGATCTGGCTGCGGAAGTGGCTGCCGGGAGGTTTCGGGAGGACCTGTACTACCGCCTGAGTGTCATCACCGTAGCAGTGCCGCCGCTTCGGGCGCGGCGTGAGGATATCGTCTTGTTGGCGCACCACTTTTTGCAGCGCTATGCCGAGCGCAACCACCGCGCGGTCCGCGCCTTTTCTCCCCGCGCCATGGATGCGCTCCTGCGTCACGACTGGCCGGGCAATGTGCGGGAGCTGCAAAACGCCGTGGAGCGGGCGGTGATTCTGTGCCCGGCAGAGACCATCGATCTGGAGGACTTGCCTGCTTCCGTGCGCTCCGCCGTGGAGCGGGCTCCCCAGGAGGGGGCGGGCAGTCCTGGAAGTCTGGAAGATGCCGAGCGGGAGCGCATCCTCGAGGTGCTCCGCGAGACCGGGGGCAACAAGAGCCAGGCGGCGCGCATCCTGGGGATCACCCGGGTGACGCTGCGGGCCAAGATGCGGCGCTACGGCATCGAGGACGAGGACAGGCAGGCAAAATCGCTCGCCGGGCTTTCCCAGTGA
- a CDS encoding FAD-dependent oxidoreductase — MNFNFLCKEPAPPNGRSVGIVGAGPSGLAAAGYLSCLGYQVTVYDKLPKPGGLMRFGIPGHRIPKERIEAGIRHMERQFGVIFQSHTKICCSAPLFEEEGDHFCREVLGLGDIVKRHDASIICTGAWKSRKLGIPGEDLPGVYSGLEFLFPIRAAHYCAPHAKPVEVAGKVVAVIGAGHSAVDVAHSALRLGAATVYHLYRRTAQEAPCGSFEIERLQSLGVVWHERVTPVRILGEAHVEGIELSHPEHGTITLAADIVVTAIGEIATPPFARELGLENVRKGEVRWLHMTDIENVFVAGDALTGPSKIGKAIYSGLKAARSLANWLDLKAQDRLDAYAYDDLMTKDERTRRA; from the coding sequence ATGAACTTCAATTTCCTCTGCAAAGAACCCGCTCCGCCCAACGGCCGCAGCGTGGGCATCGTGGGCGCCGGGCCCTCGGGGCTCGCCGCGGCAGGCTATCTTTCCTGTCTGGGCTACCAGGTGACCGTCTACGACAAGCTCCCCAAACCCGGGGGGCTCATGCGCTTCGGCATCCCCGGACATCGCATCCCCAAAGAGCGCATCGAGGCGGGTATCCGCCACATGGAACGCCAATTTGGCGTGATCTTCCAAAGCCATACCAAGATCTGCTGTTCCGCCCCCCTCTTCGAGGAAGAAGGCGACCACTTCTGCCGGGAGGTGCTCGGCCTTGGAGACATCGTCAAACGCCACGACGCCAGCATCATCTGCACCGGCGCCTGGAAATCGCGCAAACTCGGCATCCCTGGCGAAGACCTGCCGGGAGTCTACTCCGGCCTGGAATTCCTCTTTCCCATCCGTGCCGCCCACTACTGCGCCCCCCATGCCAAGCCCGTGGAAGTCGCCGGCAAGGTGGTGGCGGTCATCGGCGCCGGACATTCGGCGGTGGACGTGGCCCATAGCGCCCTGCGGCTGGGGGCGGCCACGGTGTATCATCTCTACCGCCGCACCGCCCAAGAGGCCCCGTGCGGCTCCTTCGAGATCGAGCGCCTCCAGTCTCTGGGAGTCGTCTGGCACGAGCGGGTCACCCCGGTGCGCATCCTCGGCGAAGCCCACGTGGAAGGCATCGAACTCAGCCATCCGGAGCACGGCACCATCACCCTGGCTGCAGATATCGTGGTCACCGCCATCGGCGAAATCGCCACCCCGCCCTTTGCCCGGGAACTGGGCCTGGAAAACGTCCGCAAGGGCGAGGTGCGGTGGCTGCATATGACGGATATCGAAAATGTCTTCGTGGCCGGAGACGCCCTCACCGGCCCCAGCAAGATCGGCAAAGCGATCTACAGCGGCCTCAAGGCGGCCCGGTCCCTGGCCAATTGGCTGGACCTCAAGGCCCAGGACCGTCTTGACGCGTACGCCTACGACGACCTCATGACCAAAGACGAACGCACGAGGCGCGCATGA
- a CDS encoding sensor domain-containing diguanylate cyclase: MRGHVGVIGRSAVFVVFFFLLPWVGLLLAAEMGLVSNVSGMGAGLVAVYLAFLVPVSRVYAHWVFLADIRRINQALARMRLGDYDVVFPVGEERSDEDEMVRLLRNMNWLARRIRVDICTLSRRAQEMHSMSFRDALTGLGNRRGLEAVFHEAMCRGDSIALALMDFDRFKAVNDTYGHLEGDAVLKTFGRILYEGVRSEVDYPFRLGGDEFGVIFRNTSLVDACDACRRIADRFASENVYKCTVSVGVISTRLGLASCLLEILSQCDRALYQAKTQGGNVVHGFDIGGE; this comes from the coding sequence ATGAGGGGACATGTTGGGGTTATTGGCCGCTCAGCTGTCTTTGTGGTGTTCTTTTTTTTACTTCCTTGGGTGGGGCTTCTGTTGGCAGCGGAGATGGGCCTCGTGTCCAATGTTTCTGGGATGGGGGCAGGCTTGGTGGCCGTATATTTGGCCTTTTTGGTACCTGTGTCACGAGTCTATGCCCATTGGGTCTTTCTGGCCGATATCCGGCGAATCAACCAGGCCTTGGCTCGCATGCGGCTCGGGGATTATGACGTCGTCTTCCCCGTAGGCGAGGAGCGTTCCGACGAAGACGAGATGGTTCGACTTTTGCGGAATATGAATTGGTTGGCGCGCCGCATTCGTGTCGATATCTGCACCCTTTCTCGGCGTGCCCAAGAGATGCACTCCATGAGTTTTCGCGATGCGCTCACGGGATTGGGGAATCGTCGTGGCCTCGAGGCTGTCTTCCACGAGGCCATGTGTCGGGGAGACTCCATTGCTCTTGCCCTCATGGATTTTGATCGTTTCAAGGCGGTCAACGACACCTATGGGCATCTGGAAGGAGACGCCGTGTTGAAGACCTTTGGACGTATTCTTTATGAAGGGGTGCGCTCAGAGGTGGACTATCCATTTCGTTTGGGAGGAGATGAGTTCGGTGTGATTTTTCGTAACACGAGTCTTGTGGATGCTTGCGATGCATGCCGCCGTATTGCAGATCGTTTTGCTTCAGAAAATGTGTATAAGTGCACTGTTTCTGTAGGGGTAATATCTACACGTCTTGGGTTAGCGAGTTGTTTACTTGAAATTCTGTCGCAGTGTGATCGCGCATTGTATCAAGCAAAAACGCAAGGAGGAAATGTTGTTCATGGATTTGATATCGGAGGGGAGTAA
- a CDS encoding ATP-binding protein, giving the protein MEIFSDRMHRMAEQVAGVAWVVAMVLAVVVSALAVMHSGRMQETAAQVLMSQGDTLIRVLEAGARMGHGGGGLFGLGRVMDELVGRRDVEAVAVLDHNLRPMAVSARSRRVIEGLDFASLVPEPFPKFRILTDTDPVLFVVHRRFRPLPRALTQLPERSGCTDPGCGQWVAVVVLDARDYLEAGRHDRHARAVAVLTGGALVVLGAVSVFWRRRVRGLQEAMARQAQLALVGSLAAGVAHEIRNPLSSIKGFATYFAGLFAEDSREAAMARLVVHEVGRMDRSISELLDLARPFRLVRAKQEVATLCHDAARLVAPECASQGIAVEVRVPSGIIVFWDADRIRQALLNLLLNAIHAMPDGGSLTLSARGGREGVEILVEDTGHGIAPEHLERIFDPYFTTRGTGTGLGLAITRRIVEAHGGRIEVQSRLGVGTTVRLVIPAGSADMEDAQDG; this is encoded by the coding sequence GTGGAGATATTTTCGGACCGGATGCACCGCATGGCCGAGCAGGTGGCTGGGGTGGCCTGGGTGGTGGCCATGGTTTTGGCCGTGGTGGTCTCGGCCCTGGCCGTCATGCATAGTGGCCGCATGCAGGAAACCGCCGCCCAGGTACTCATGAGTCAAGGAGATACCTTGATCCGGGTCCTGGAGGCTGGGGCGCGCATGGGGCATGGCGGTGGCGGGCTTTTTGGTTTGGGCCGGGTTATGGATGAATTGGTGGGCCGACGGGACGTGGAGGCCGTGGCGGTGCTCGATCACAATCTGCGTCCCATGGCGGTGAGCGCCCGCAGTCGTCGGGTGATCGAAGGGCTCGATTTTGCCTCGTTGGTCCCGGAGCCATTCCCCAAGTTCCGTATCCTCACGGATACCGATCCGGTACTCTTTGTGGTGCATCGGCGTTTTCGTCCGCTGCCTCGGGCGTTGACCCAGCTTCCAGAACGGTCGGGATGCACGGATCCTGGGTGTGGCCAGTGGGTGGCCGTGGTGGTCTTGGATGCCCGAGATTACCTGGAGGCAGGGCGTCATGACCGCCATGCCCGGGCCGTGGCCGTGCTCACGGGCGGTGCTTTGGTGGTGTTGGGCGCGGTTTCCGTGTTTTGGCGTCGCCGGGTGCGTGGCCTGCAGGAAGCCATGGCCCGGCAGGCGCAGCTCGCCCTGGTGGGAAGCCTCGCTGCCGGCGTGGCGCACGAGATCCGCAACCCCTTGAGCTCCATCAAGGGCTTTGCCACCTACTTTGCCGGCCTCTTTGCCGAAGACTCCCGCGAGGCCGCCATGGCGCGCTTGGTGGTGCACGAAGTGGGGCGCATGGACCGCAGTATCTCGGAGCTCTTGGACCTGGCACGGCCGTTTCGCCTTGTCCGCGCCAAGCAGGAGGTTGCGACACTCTGCCACGATGCCGCTCGCCTGGTGGCTCCGGAATGTGCCTCCCAGGGGATTGCGGTGGAGGTGCGCGTCCCTTCGGGGATCATTGTCTTTTGGGATGCCGACCGCATTCGGCAGGCGCTGCTCAATCTGCTCCTCAACGCCATCCATGCCATGCCCGATGGCGGAAGTCTCACGCTTTCGGCCCGGGGGGGACGCGAGGGTGTGGAGATCCTCGTGGAGGACACGGGGCACGGCATTGCTCCAGAGCATCTGGAGCGTATCTTCGATCCCTATTTCACCACCCGCGGAACCGGCACCGGCTTGGGGCTGGCCATCACCCGCCGTATCGTGGAGGCCCATGGCGGCCGCATCGAGGTGCAGTCGCGGCTTGGGGTCGGCACTACCGTGCGTTTGGTAATCCCGGCGGGATCGGCAGACATGGAGGACGCTCAGGATGGATAA
- a CDS encoding HD domain-containing phosphohydrolase, whose protein sequence is MDLISEGSKPDPVACSTLTIHQIAEALGRAVDARDPGTYTHSEEVAAIGHILALRMGLSPRWAEMVHIAGHLHDIGKIRIPDHILRKPGPLTPTEMAVMRTHAEVGASILEPVEIFRLPGGVADMVRFHHERYDGSGYPQGLRGRTIPLGARILAVADSLSAMLQGRPYKEPMDFDAALREIRSLSGTWYDPRVVAALLDSVESVHQAWSAIRGEPVPMCLEDVLEKECFKANGSA, encoded by the coding sequence ATGGATTTGATATCGGAGGGGAGTAAACCAGACCCCGTAGCTTGCTCCACCCTCACCATACATCAAATTGCCGAGGCATTGGGGCGGGCTGTGGACGCTAGGGACCCGGGCACCTATACCCATTCCGAAGAAGTCGCTGCCATAGGACACATCTTGGCGTTGCGCATGGGCCTTTCTCCCCGTTGGGCCGAGATGGTGCACATCGCTGGGCATCTTCATGATATCGGCAAGATTCGCATTCCAGACCATATCCTCCGGAAGCCTGGTCCCCTGACTCCGACTGAAATGGCTGTCATGCGTACCCATGCGGAGGTTGGGGCCAGCATTTTGGAGCCTGTGGAGATTTTCCGTTTGCCAGGAGGAGTAGCGGACATGGTCCGTTTCCATCACGAGCGCTATGACGGCTCAGGCTATCCTCAGGGGCTCCGTGGCCGGACCATTCCTTTAGGGGCACGCATACTGGCAGTAGCGGACAGCCTTTCGGCAATGCTTCAAGGACGGCCCTACAAAGAACCCATGGATTTTGATGCGGCTTTGCGGGAAATTCGAAGTCTTTCCGGAACCTGGTATGATCCGCGAGTGGTGGCAGCCTTGCTCGATTCCGTGGAGTCCGTGCATCAGGCGTGGAGCGCTATCCGAGGGGAGCCTGTACCCATGTGCCTTGAGGATGTCTTAGAAAAAGAGTGTTTCAAAGCCAATGGCTCGGCTTGA